A genomic stretch from Halichoerus grypus chromosome 5, mHalGry1.hap1.1, whole genome shotgun sequence includes:
- the REG4 gene encoding regenerating islet-derived protein 4 has translation MAPHSLRLLLVLSCVASTEVLGNILMRPSCAPGWFYHRSNCYGYFRKLRSWPEAELECQSYGNGVHLASLQNVEEATIVAKHITGYQRNQPVWIGLHDPQKRQQWQWIDGAFSGYRSWSGASRRRDKYCAEISFKNDFLTWENNDCSKRQHFLCKYRP, from the exons ATGGCCCCCCACAGCCTGCGGCTGCTCCTGGTGCTGAGCTGTGTAGCCAGCACTGAAGTCCTGGGTA ACATCCTCATGAGACCCAGCTGTGCTCCTGGATGGTTTTACCACCGGTCCAATTGCTACGGATACTTCCGGAAGCTGAGGAGCTGGCCTGAAGCTGAG CTCGAGTGTCAGTCCTATGGAAACGGAGTCCACCTAGCGTCTCTCCAGAATGTAGAAGAAGCCACCATCGTAGCAAAACACATAACTGGCTACCAAAGAAACCAGCCCGTGTGGATCGGCCTGCACGACCCACAAAAG AGGCAACAGTGGCAGTGGATCGATGGGGCCTTCTCTGGCTACAGAAGCTGGTCTGGCGCGTCCAGGCGTAGGGACAAGTACTGTGCAGAGATAAGCTTCAAGAACG ACTTTTTGACCTGGGAGAACAACGACTGCAGCAAGCGGCAGCACTTCCTGTGCAAATACCGGCCGTAG